One Nocardiopsis gilva YIM 90087 genomic window, CGACCAGGGGATCGCCGCCGTCGACGCCTACGCCGCCGAGCACCTGGAGATCATGACGGCCGACGCCGTCGCCGTCGCGGCCCGGGTGCGCAACGCCGGCGCCGTGTTCGTCGGCGACTTCGCCCCCGTCTCCCTCGGCGACTACTGCGCCGGCTCCAACCACGTGCTGCCCACCGGCGGCAGCGCCCACCACTCCTCGGGGCTGAGCGTGCAGACCTTCCTGCGCGGCATCCACGTCGTGGAGTACGACCGCGCCGCGCTGGCCGAGATCGCCCCGAGCGTCGTCGCGCTCGCCGAGGCCGAGGACCTGCCCGCCCACGGCGAAGCCGTTAGCGCCCGCGTGGGCCGGACCGAAGGGGGCGCCCAGTGATCCGGCGCGAGGAAGCCGTCGAAGAGGCCGCCGCGGGGTTCCGCCTGGCGGACCTGCCGATCCGCGACGACCTGCGCGGCAAGACCCCGTACGGCGCGCCGCAGCTCGACGTGCCCTACGCACTCAACACCAACGAGAACCCCTACGCCCCCTCCGAGGAGCTCGCCGCCGCTCTGGCCCGCGGCGTCGCCGACGTCGCCCGCGGGCTGAACCGCTACCCCGACCGCGACGCCACCCGGCTGCGGGCCGCCCTGGCCACCTACCTCGGCCACGACCTCGACGTCCGCGAGGTGTGGGCCGCCAACGGCTCCAACGAGGTGCTGCAGCAGATCCTGCAGGTCTTCGGCGGCGCCGGGCGCACCGCCATGGGCTTCGAGCCGTCCTACTCGATGCACCCCATCATCACCGGGGTCACCGGCACCGAGTGGGTCAGCGTGCCGCGCGCCGCCGACTTCACCATCGACCTCGACGCCGCCAAGGACGCGATCGCCCGCCACCGGCCCGACATCGTCTTTCTGACCTCGCCCAACAACCCCACCGGCACGGCGCTGCCGCTGGAGGTGATCCGGGAGGTCGCCGCCGTGGCGCCGGGCATGGTCGTGGTGGACGAGGCCTACGCCGAGTTCCGCCGCGAGAACACCCCCAGCGCCCTGTCGCTGCTGCCCGACCACCCCCGGCTGATCGTGAGCCGGACCATGTCCAAGGCGTTCGCCATGGCCGGGGCGCGGCTGGGCTACCTCGCCGCGAACCCGGCCGTGATCGACGCACTGCAGCTGGTCCGCCTGCCGTACCACCTCTCGGCGGTCAGCCAGATCGTCGCGCTCACCGCGCTGGAGTTCTCCGACGAACTCCTCGGCGCGGTCAAGCAGCTGCGCGGGGAGCGCGACGCCCTGGTCGCCTGGCTGCGCGACCACGGGTTCACCGTGGCCGACTCCGACGCCAACTTCGTCATGTTCGGTGAGTTCACCGACCGCGCGGCCGTCTGGCGTGGTCTGCTCGACCACG contains:
- a CDS encoding histidinol-phosphate transaminase, which produces MIRREEAVEEAAAGFRLADLPIRDDLRGKTPYGAPQLDVPYALNTNENPYAPSEELAAALARGVADVARGLNRYPDRDATRLRAALATYLGHDLDVREVWAANGSNEVLQQILQVFGGAGRTAMGFEPSYSMHPIITGVTGTEWVSVPRAADFTIDLDAAKDAIARHRPDIVFLTSPNNPTGTALPLEVIREVAAVAPGMVVVDEAYAEFRRENTPSALSLLPDHPRLIVSRTMSKAFAMAGARLGYLAANPAVIDALQLVRLPYHLSAVSQIVALTALEFSDELLGAVKQLRGERDALVAWLRDHGFTVADSDANFVMFGEFTDRAAVWRGLLDHGVLIREVGPAGWLRVTVGTPEEMSAFRDALLRVTADLPAAREQHDETAGPGASGSPGA